CGCCGGAGCCGACGGAGGGGCCGACGGAGTGATTACTGGGATGACTGGGGTGATCTGGTGGCAAGCGTTTCTGGCCCTCGATTAATTTGAGACGAACAAAttctgccttttccaacaCCTCGTTGAATCGATTTCGCACCCATTGTACGACATTGTTGATGCGGTTGCTGACAAGCGTACTCGTGGCGTCCGTCCTCCCCATGGCCGATTCGCCAAATGCTTCTCCACGGTTCTTCCGGGACCACCAAGCGCCAGCGATATCCATAGATTTTGCCAACAAAGAGAGTGCTTTGACGTAGAGAACGAGGGCTTCTTCGGACAGAGTTACAACGGCATCAACCGTGAGCCCACCATCTGTCAGATCGGTAGAATCTCGCTCCCCACCGGGCACATTAGCCCTTCCCGACGGGTCTGTTTGAACGGAAGGCGCCAGAGGGATGAGTTGCTTGTATTTGACCTCAGCGAAGCCATACACCACGTCACTCCGCGTGGCACATTCCTCGATCACTTGGACGGTCTTCGCGTCCTCATCCAAGGTCACGTTAGTCCTTGCTCCATCCCCGACAACCATCAAACTACCTTGAGCCGCCGGATACGCCGGGAAGGGATTGTAGCCCAGTGGGGGAGAACGCCCTCCTTTCGTAATAGTCATGGGTGGCGAGAAGCCCATCCCAAACAAGCGTCCGCTGGCCATGTGGAGCGCTTTTGAGATGGCGGACGTAGGACTCTGGCCGTATCGACGCTCATAGGAACCTTGACGAGTGTGCGTCGAATCAGCCCGAGCTCGTCCCGAAGCAACTTGCATTGCTTTACCTGTAGTGGCCAAGGGCGACGTAGCTGTCGCCGTGGACGAGCCTTGTGTGCCCGGACGACGCGATAGAGCATAGGCGTTCCTGGGGAAACCACCCTGGATCCGAGGACTATGTGCCAATTCATCTGCAAACGCATTTACCTCCACAGCACGTTTCTCAACGAGCACGTAGTCTCTCTCAAACGCAATTTCTTGTGCAGCGCGCTCactttcctctttcgttTTCTCAGCTTGCTTCTCAGTTTGCGGGACTCCCGCGTAGGTATTTCGGCTCCTTTGCCGCTCCATCACAGCGGCCGTAGCGTTTCGATCTACAAGCTCCTGGCGACCGGGAGCCGTGGCAAGAGAAACCACACTTGGTCTCCGAGGCGTCGTGGTTACCGTTTCTTTAGATGTAGTCGCCCTGTCCCCACTTCCCATCCTACGCATAGGAGATGAAGCCGGCGGAGTGTCCGACCTCTGCGTGGGAGGTCGATGAGCAGCTGGGTACGATACTTGATCGTCCTTTTTTCCAGGGTACGACGCGTCTTTCTCACGTTTCATCCCGGTGGGGGTCCTTGACCCCGTTCGAGACTGAGGACGAGATGTAGATCCGGAGGTGTTCACTGCGACAGACGAACGGCGGGACGTCGAAGGAGCATCATCAGCTATTAGCCCCGGGAT
The sequence above is a segment of the Aspergillus oryzae RIB40 DNA, chromosome 3 genome. Coding sequences within it:
- the atg1 gene encoding serine/threonine protein kinase ATG1 (serine/threonine-protein kinase involved in autophagy); the encoded protein is MSSSHHRRSRETSHAEMPIGRYTRLDEIGRGSFATVYQGVHTKSRTYVAIKSVNLSKLNKKLKENLSSEIHILKGLYHPHIVALIDCHETTSHIHLVMEYCALGDLSLFIKRRDTLGDHRYTQDMIAKYPNPRGGALNEVVVRHFLKQLASALKFLRDRNLIHRDIKPQNLLLCPSPSSYRSGVAQVVPFKGCDESFSPATGLESLPMLKIADFGFARSLPSTSLAETLCGSPLYMAPEILRYEKYDAKADLWSVGTVLYEMVVGKPPFRATNHVELLRKIEKGEDRIKFPEENPASEQIKSLIRMLLKRNPVERMNFSDFFDCDTITGPIPGLIADDAPSTSRRSSVAVNTSGSTSRPQSRTGSRTPTGMKREKDASYPGKKDDQVSYPAAHRPPTQRSDTPPASSPMRRMGSGDRATTSKETVTTTPRRPSVVSLATAPGRQELVDRNATAAVMERQRSRNTYAGVPQTEKQAEKTKEESERAAQEIAFERDYVLVEKRAVEVNAFADELAHSPRIQGGFPRNAYALSRRPGTQGSSTATATSPLATTGKAMQVASGRARADSTHTRQGSYERRYGQSPTSAISKALHMASGRLFGMGFSPPMTITKGGRSPPLGYNPFPAYPAAQGSLMVVGDGARTNVTLDEDAKTVQVIEECATRSDVVYGFAEVKYKQLIPLAPSVQTDPSGRANVPGGERDSTDLTDGGLTVDAVVTLSEEALVLYVKALSLLAKSMDIAGAWWSRKNRGEAFGESAMGRTDATSTLVSNRINNVVQWVRNRFNEVLEKAEFVRLKLIEGQKRLPPDHPSHPSNHSVGPSVGSGASTDVVVSSGVTAEKLMYDRALEMSRAAAINELTGEELSGCEIAYVTAIRMLEAVLEEEEVSRSEPGSGTDRGDARRDGDKAMLDGVRMEDRQVVIKSSIFIVTRKQSSFVLP